A genome region from Hevea brasiliensis isolate MT/VB/25A 57/8 chromosome 9, ASM3005281v1, whole genome shotgun sequence includes the following:
- the LOC110658685 gene encoding uncharacterized protein LOC110658685, which yields MVASGLASISDQMGSMFKIPVLTFLTGFLLLVPVEVNGIHPARTMCVSQIALANHACGRLTPSPGPNVLYHHEHRHGHGHGHGHGNRHRHNRHGNFARETPTESCCRWLNDVDNECVCDLLIQLPVFLSKPAHQFSVVIGESCTVTFSCSGRVRP from the coding sequence ATGGTAGCTAGTGGACTGGCATCAATATCAGATCAAATGGGAAGCATGTTCAAGATTCCTGTATTAACATTTTTGACAGGTTTCTTATTGCTTGTGCCGGTTGAAGTTAATGGCATACATCCAGCACGCACTATGTGCGTCTCCCAAATTGCACTAGCCAACCATGCGTGTGGAAGGTTGACTCCTTCGCCAGGACCCAACGTTCTCTACCATCATGAACACCGGCATGGGCATGGGCATGGGCATGGGCATGGGAACAGACACAGGCATAATCGACATGGGAACTTTGCCCGTGAAACACCCACAGAGAGCTGCTGCCGGTGGCTGAACGATGTTGACAATGAATGCGTCTGTGATTTGCTGATTCAATTGCCTGTATTTCTTTCAAAGCCTGCACATCAGTTCAGTGTCGTTATTGGTGAATCTTGCACTGTTACTTTTTCATGTAGTGGACGAGTGAGACCCTGA
- the LOC110658696 gene encoding adenylate isopentenyltransferase 3, chloroplastic-like produces MRFSMSICQQTHHHVLDISAGGLKMDIVTPRWQKAKAVILMGATGTGKSRLSIELATQFPSEIINSDKMQIYKGLEVTTNKITEEERSGIPHHLLGEVNPNADFIAKDFCNMASLAIESISTRGLLPIIVGGSNSYIEALVDDADFRFRSKYECCFLWVDVSMTVLNEFLHKRVDEMVGNGMVDEVRKIFDPYADYSRGIRRSIGVPELDKYLRAEVFLNGENCDRLLLEAIREIKYNNCKLARRQLEKIRRLKNVKGWNIHRIDATQVFLNRGNRKEEELWNKQVARPSSAIVREFLCSVTAGKAPAATAGMTKDYVAQCLVS; encoded by the coding sequence ATGAGATTTTCCATGTCTATCTGCCAACAAACACATCATCACGTGCTCGACATTTCCGCCGGCGGGCTCAAAATGGACATTGTAACTCCTAGGTGGCAGAAAGCAAAGGCGGTGATTTTAATGGGGGCAACAGGCACTGGCAAATCGAGACTCTCTATAGAACTGGCAACCCAATTCCCTTCAGAAATAATTAACTCAGATAAAATGCAAATTTACAAAGGCCTTGAAGTAACGACCAACAAAATCACTGAAGAAGAGAGGTCCGGGATACCCCACCACCTATTAGGAGAAGTAAATCCTAATGCAGACTTCATAGCAAAAGATTTTTGCAATATGGCTTCGCTTGCTATTGAATCTATTTCGACCAGGGGTTTGCTTCCAATTATTGTCGGAGGCTCTAATTCATACATTGAGGCCCTGGTGGATGATGCAGATTTTAGATTCCGATCAAAATACGAGTGTTGCTTCCTGTGGGTGGATGTGTCGATGACTGTGCTAAACGAATTCCTGCACAAGCGAGTCGATGAAATGGTTGGCAATGGAATGGTTGATGAGGTGAGGAAAATCTTCGATCCCTACGCAGATTACTCCAGAGGGATCAGGAGATCCATCGGGGTCCCAGAACTGGACAAGTACTTAAGGGCTGAAGTATTTTTGAACGGAGAAAATTGCGACAGACTACTTCTCGAAGCAATACGTGAGATTAAATATAACAACTGCAAGTTAGCTCGTCGCCAATTGGAAAAAATCCGTCGGTTGAAAAATGTAAAGGGTTGGAACATTCATCGGATTGATGCCACTCAAGTATTCCTGAACCGCGGAAACAGGAAAGAAGAGGAGTTGTGGAATAAGCAAGTGGCCAGACCCAGTAGCGCCATTGTTAGAGAATTTCTTTGCAGCGTTACAGCAGGGAAGGCCCCTGCTGCCACTGCAGGAATGACAAAAGATTATGTTGCACAATGTCTGGTCTCCTAA
- the LOC110638946 gene encoding uncharacterized protein LOC110638946 isoform X1 gives MGKQLVKCFVVDAFTDSAFKGNPAAVCFLEEEKDDKWLQAVAAEFNISETCYLTPINLPDTVNSNPRFHLRWFTPVAEVKLCGHATLAASHILFSNGLVTSNVIEFVTLSGILTAKRVSDISRTDDLSNQNSKAKECFLIELDFPTVPTTEFNSLDLVSISKALNGASIIDIKRTTGADDLFVVLPSAKAVTELQPQFDEILNCPGRGIIVSGVAPSGSGFDFYSRFFCPKFGINEDPVCGSAHCALAPYWGKKLGKCDFMAYAVTFPLCFCHLSPSQMFMQNNMNTVFLNCILLRFVLFGQASPRSGILNIHLDEQKQRVLLRGKARTVMEGSLLV, from the exons ATGGGGAAACAACTCGTCAAGTGCTTTGTG GTGGACGCTTTCACCGATTCCGCTTTCAAGGGAAATCCAGCAGCAGTATGTTTCTTAGAGGAAGAGAAAGATGACAAGTGGTTGCAAGCTGTGGCTGCCGAGTTCAACATTTCCGAGACCTGCTATTTGACTCCCATCAATCTCCCCGATACTGTCAATTCAAATCCCAGGTTCCATCTTAGGTGGTTCACTCCTGTTGCTGAG GTTAAGCTTTGTGGTCATGCAACGCTAGCTGCTTCACACATTCTCTTTTCTAATGGATTGGTAACTTCTAACGTTATTGAGTTTGTTACACTATCTGGTATCCTAACTGCTAAGAGGGTTTCTGATATCAGCAGAACTGATGACTTGAGTAATCAAAATAGCAAAGCAAAAGAGTGTTTTCTTATTGAATTAGATTTTCCTACTGTCCCAACTACTGAATTCAACTCTCTTGATCTTGTGTCGATTTCTAAAGCCCTGAATGGCGCTTCCATAATTGATATCAAGAGGACTACTGGTGCAGATGACCTCTTT GTTGTCTTGCCATCTGCTAAAGCTGTTACAGAATTACAGCCACAGTTTGATGAGATACTAAATTGTCCTGGAAGGGGGATAATTGTTTCTGGGGTTGCTCCATCAGGGTCTGGATTTGACTTTTATAGTCGATTTTTCTGTCCCAAATTTGGAATCAATGAG GATCCTGTCTGTGGAAGTGCACATTGCGCTTTAGCCCCCTACTGGGGCAAAAAGCTTGGAaagtgtgattttatggcttatgCGGTAACTTTTCCTCTTTGCTTCTGCCATCTCTCTCCGTCTCAAATGTTCATGCAGAACAACATGAACACAGTTTTTCTAAATTGCATATTGCTCAGATTTGTTTTATTTGGTCAGGCATCACCGAGAAGTGGAATATTGAACATTCATTTGGATGAGCAGAAGCAGAGAGTGCTGCTGCGAGGGAAAGCTCGTACTGTGATGGAAGGCTCTCTTTTAGTTTAG
- the LOC110638946 gene encoding uncharacterized protein LOC110638946 isoform X4, whose protein sequence is MGKQLVKCFVVDAFTDSAFKGNPAAVCFLEEEKDDKWLQAVAAEFNISETCYLTPINLPDTVNSNPRFHLRWFTPVAEVKLCGHATLAASHILFSNGLVVLPSAKAVTELQPQFDEILNCPGRGIIVSGVAPSGSGFDFYSRFFCPKFGINEDPVCGSAHCALAPYWGKKLGKCDFMAYAASPRSGILNIHLDEQKQRVLLRGKARTVMEGSLLV, encoded by the exons ATGGGGAAACAACTCGTCAAGTGCTTTGTG GTGGACGCTTTCACCGATTCCGCTTTCAAGGGAAATCCAGCAGCAGTATGTTTCTTAGAGGAAGAGAAAGATGACAAGTGGTTGCAAGCTGTGGCTGCCGAGTTCAACATTTCCGAGACCTGCTATTTGACTCCCATCAATCTCCCCGATACTGTCAATTCAAATCCCAGGTTCCATCTTAGGTGGTTCACTCCTGTTGCTGAG GTTAAGCTTTGTGGTCATGCAACGCTAGCTGCTTCACACATTCTCTTTTCTAATGGATTG GTTGTCTTGCCATCTGCTAAAGCTGTTACAGAATTACAGCCACAGTTTGATGAGATACTAAATTGTCCTGGAAGGGGGATAATTGTTTCTGGGGTTGCTCCATCAGGGTCTGGATTTGACTTTTATAGTCGATTTTTCTGTCCCAAATTTGGAATCAATGAG GATCCTGTCTGTGGAAGTGCACATTGCGCTTTAGCCCCCTACTGGGGCAAAAAGCTTGGAaagtgtgattttatggcttatgCG GCATCACCGAGAAGTGGAATATTGAACATTCATTTGGATGAGCAGAAGCAGAGAGTGCTGCTGCGAGGGAAAGCTCGTACTGTGATGGAAGGCTCTCTTTTAGTTTAG
- the LOC110638946 gene encoding uncharacterized protein LOC110638946 isoform X3 — MGKQLVKCFVVDAFTDSAFKGNPAAVCFLEEEKDDKWLQAVAAEFNISETCYLTPINLPDTVNSNPRFHLRWFTPVAEVKLCGHATLAASHILFSNGLVTSNVIEFVTLSGILTAKRVSDISRTDDLSNQNSKAKECFLIELDFPTVPTTEFNSLDLVSISKALNGASIIDIKRTTGADDLFVVLPSAKAVTELQPQFDEILNCPGRGIIVSGVAPSGSGFDFYSRFFCPKFGINEASPRSGILNIHLDEQKQRVLLRGKARTVMEGSLLV; from the exons ATGGGGAAACAACTCGTCAAGTGCTTTGTG GTGGACGCTTTCACCGATTCCGCTTTCAAGGGAAATCCAGCAGCAGTATGTTTCTTAGAGGAAGAGAAAGATGACAAGTGGTTGCAAGCTGTGGCTGCCGAGTTCAACATTTCCGAGACCTGCTATTTGACTCCCATCAATCTCCCCGATACTGTCAATTCAAATCCCAGGTTCCATCTTAGGTGGTTCACTCCTGTTGCTGAG GTTAAGCTTTGTGGTCATGCAACGCTAGCTGCTTCACACATTCTCTTTTCTAATGGATTGGTAACTTCTAACGTTATTGAGTTTGTTACACTATCTGGTATCCTAACTGCTAAGAGGGTTTCTGATATCAGCAGAACTGATGACTTGAGTAATCAAAATAGCAAAGCAAAAGAGTGTTTTCTTATTGAATTAGATTTTCCTACTGTCCCAACTACTGAATTCAACTCTCTTGATCTTGTGTCGATTTCTAAAGCCCTGAATGGCGCTTCCATAATTGATATCAAGAGGACTACTGGTGCAGATGACCTCTTT GTTGTCTTGCCATCTGCTAAAGCTGTTACAGAATTACAGCCACAGTTTGATGAGATACTAAATTGTCCTGGAAGGGGGATAATTGTTTCTGGGGTTGCTCCATCAGGGTCTGGATTTGACTTTTATAGTCGATTTTTCTGTCCCAAATTTGGAATCAATGAG GCATCACCGAGAAGTGGAATATTGAACATTCATTTGGATGAGCAGAAGCAGAGAGTGCTGCTGCGAGGGAAAGCTCGTACTGTGATGGAAGGCTCTCTTTTAGTTTAG
- the LOC110638946 gene encoding uncharacterized protein LOC110638946 isoform X2, with amino-acid sequence MGKQLVKCFVVDAFTDSAFKGNPAAVCFLEEEKDDKWLQAVAAEFNISETCYLTPINLPDTVNSNPRFHLRWFTPVAEVKLCGHATLAASHILFSNGLVTSNVIEFVTLSGILTAKRVSDISRTDDLSNQNSKAKECFLIELDFPTVPTTEFNSLDLVSISKALNGASIIDIKRTTGADDLFVVLPSAKAVTELQPQFDEILNCPGRGIIVSGVAPSGSGFDFYSRFFCPKFGINEDPVCGSAHCALAPYWGKKLGKCDFMAYAASPRSGILNIHLDEQKQRVLLRGKARTVMEGSLLV; translated from the exons ATGGGGAAACAACTCGTCAAGTGCTTTGTG GTGGACGCTTTCACCGATTCCGCTTTCAAGGGAAATCCAGCAGCAGTATGTTTCTTAGAGGAAGAGAAAGATGACAAGTGGTTGCAAGCTGTGGCTGCCGAGTTCAACATTTCCGAGACCTGCTATTTGACTCCCATCAATCTCCCCGATACTGTCAATTCAAATCCCAGGTTCCATCTTAGGTGGTTCACTCCTGTTGCTGAG GTTAAGCTTTGTGGTCATGCAACGCTAGCTGCTTCACACATTCTCTTTTCTAATGGATTGGTAACTTCTAACGTTATTGAGTTTGTTACACTATCTGGTATCCTAACTGCTAAGAGGGTTTCTGATATCAGCAGAACTGATGACTTGAGTAATCAAAATAGCAAAGCAAAAGAGTGTTTTCTTATTGAATTAGATTTTCCTACTGTCCCAACTACTGAATTCAACTCTCTTGATCTTGTGTCGATTTCTAAAGCCCTGAATGGCGCTTCCATAATTGATATCAAGAGGACTACTGGTGCAGATGACCTCTTT GTTGTCTTGCCATCTGCTAAAGCTGTTACAGAATTACAGCCACAGTTTGATGAGATACTAAATTGTCCTGGAAGGGGGATAATTGTTTCTGGGGTTGCTCCATCAGGGTCTGGATTTGACTTTTATAGTCGATTTTTCTGTCCCAAATTTGGAATCAATGAG GATCCTGTCTGTGGAAGTGCACATTGCGCTTTAGCCCCCTACTGGGGCAAAAAGCTTGGAaagtgtgattttatggcttatgCG GCATCACCGAGAAGTGGAATATTGAACATTCATTTGGATGAGCAGAAGCAGAGAGTGCTGCTGCGAGGGAAAGCTCGTACTGTGATGGAAGGCTCTCTTTTAGTTTAG